DNA from Rubripirellula lacrimiformis:
TTCGCGATCGATTGAAAACGCAGCTCCGTGATTGGCAAGTCGAATTGAACGCCAAGATGCCCATCGAACGTTAACCCATCAAACGTTAACCAATCGAATGTTAACCCGTTGGCAATGCGACGTTCAGCCGAACGCTGTCAGCGCGGACGGGTGGCTTCGTCCAACACGCCAGATATTTCTCGCGTGTTGTTCGCTATCCGATGTGGGCGCGAGGGTGAGCCTGTTCGTAAACGCGGCGCAGGTTCGTTGCACTGACATGCGTGTAGATCTGGGTGGTCGCCAAACTCTTGTGACCAAGCAATTCTTGAACGCTGCGGATGTCGGCACCGCGATCTAGCAGATGGGTTGCAAAGCTGTGACGCAGGGTGTGCGGGCTGGTCCGTGAATCCAACTGTGCCAAACCGATATATTTCTCTAGCATCCGTCCGACGCTGCGGGTGGTCAGGATGTTGCCGAATCGGTTGACAAACACGGGGGCCTGGCGGCCGAGTGATTCGGTTTTGGGGGCGCGAATGCGACGTTGTTCATATTGGTGGATGGCTTTGATCGCATACGAACCCAATGGTGCGATGCGTTCCTTGCGACCCTTACCGCGGACGCGGACGATCTGTTCGTCGGCGTCGACGTCGCCGTCACGCAGTCCTACCAATTCGCTGACCCGCAGGCCTGCCGAATACATGGTTTCTAGGATCGCCCGGTCACGCAGTCCCGACGTCTCGTTTGCCGGTGGCGTTAGCAGCAGTCGCCCGACTTCGTCATTGGTCAGCACATGCGGCAGTTTGCGTTGTCGCCGCGGGTTCCGAAGCGGCTTGGCCGGATTGCTGTTGGCGATCCCTTCACGCATCGCAAACTTGTAGAAGCTGCGCAGGGAAGCCAACTTTCGTGAAATCGTTGCCCGCGCATACTCGGCCTGTTGCAAGGCTGATTGGAATGCACGCAGGTCCTGAGGCGTCAGGCTGTCGGGATGTGGCACCCGACCATGAGTCGCTTCCAACCAATCGACCAGACCAAAGAGGTCTTCACGATAGGCTTTGATGGTCAAGTCCGAAGCGTTGCGTTCCTGAGCCAAATAAGTCAGGAACTGTGCGATCTCGCGACGCATGTTGCCGAAATCCGATTAGTGGAAGTCGTCGATCGATAGACTGTCGAACTCGTGCCCTGCCAGCGTGTCGTCCTCGGTAGGCACTGCGTCACGAATCTTGCGACTCAGCATCGCGGCGTCGTACCACGAAAAATCTATCTCGGGATCGGCGGCGAACCGGGCCAGTTGGCGAAGAGTTTCGTCGCGATTTGCATCGTCGAAAAGAAAAAGAAAACGCTCTTCACCTTTGACCAAGGCGAGAACGTTGATTTCAGTATCCATTGCGTCCATGTCCGAAAAGCAAGAAACGACCTGGTTTGCCATCGCGAGTGCAACTTGCCTGGCTTACCTGGCCTCAGTATCGGCTCAGCGGCCAGCGGAGGATGAGGTCGCTTTCGTCCTTGCCCCCTCGAGACTCAAGCATTTCGGTAATGTGGAGGTGACAACAGAACTGAATGAAATCATCGCTACGTTTCAGATAACCCTGCCAACCGCTCGAACGTGCGTCATCCCCCGTCTCGACGTAATCGGCTAGTCGATTGGTGAAGTATGGATCGTCGCCGCGATAGATCTTGGTATGCGTCAGCACGGGGTCATGACTGGCGATTGCCACCGGTCGGACGGGTGACGGTGGATCGGGAATCAGGTCCGTTGGGTTGGGCCATGCGGGTGGCAAAGGAGCGTCCATGTCGGACCATTCCACGACTCCGCCGTCGCTGCCGTAAAACTCACCCTGATACACTTCTCCCTCGACGATCGTTCCGCTGTCGATGGTGTGGGTGTCGATGGTGTGTCCGCCGATGGGTTGCCCGTCAATGACGTACTCGCCCTCATCGATGACCTCACCCGAATCGACCAACTGACCCGATGTTTGGGTGACCAATCCGGATGGAATTGCTTCGGTTGGAATACGGCTAGTTGGAATACGGCTAGTTGGAATACGGCTGGGGGAGACTTGTCCAGGCGAGATATCGCCGGGGGCCGAGCCGACATCGCTTGGGGCTGCGTTTGCAGACGCGGCCGGGCCGCCAAGATTGGGCGAATCGGTGTCGGATGGCGCGTTGGGGATCGGTGGAAGCGGTGTCTGCGTGGCCAACTGGCTGCGTGCAAGTTCGAACTCCGCTTCACGGGCGATCCGCCGCGGGATCTGTTTCTCGGCTTCGGTCCCCCAGGGCAATCCGTAACCAGCCGGGATCGTGTGAAACCCTTCGTTCGCCGCATACCAGTGGACGGTCATCGCCATTCGTGGCGGATAGAAGGCGTCAAAGTCGGTGACTGAGCCGACGACCAACGCCTCGACCCCCATCATCTGTGCCAAGCGTTGAAAGTCTTCGCCCGAGGTCGGTTCGCCATAGGTCATGGCGTAACGCAGCCATTGGGTCTTGGCCACTCCGATAGGCAAGACCTCAAATCCCGGGACCGATTGCAGCGCAGCATAGTACTTCTCGGCGACCAAATCGGTATCGACGGTCGGTTCGCTGCTTTGGTTATAGAACGGCAGGACCGCAACCCGTTTCAATTGTGGAAACGGATTGTGGATCGAGTCACGTTGGCGAGTCTCGGGAAAGAACGAACAACCTCCGCCCAGAATGATCACCGCAAGTGCGACCACAACCAGATAGATCGTTGATTCAATCGATTGTCTGTGTTTCACGGTGGTTTGCCGGCGCTAAGAGTCCGCGCACATCATCTCCACCCCCGTCAACTGTATCGGCACGCCCGGACGGGAACCTTGACCTAATCGGAAAAGTTTCTTCGATCGTCACCCCCGGTTGTTTCCGGTGCCGCAGACCGATCAGCGGTCCTTGCGGCATCCTGTCCTGCGACCACCCTATCCGGCGGGCATCCAAACGCTGCGGACCTGCCGCCCCGTCGTTTGCTGCCTTCCGCGACCAAACCCGCCACGCCTGGATCGCAGGACGCGGTGGCCGATGCCGGCGGCAGTGAATGAGCGGTGGCACTACTGCCGCATCAGGATTCCGAAACTAAGAAAGTCGGCCGACATGGTGTTCGTGACCGACGATCCGGCAAGTGCTCCGGTGCCCGGCTGGATGATCGGGCCTGTGACCGCGTTTTCGAAGTAGTGCGAGTAGCCAGCGTTCAACGAAACCTTGTCGTTCAGTTTGAAGGAACCGCCAGCGCTTAGCATGTGTTCATAAATCAGCGGTGACGCCAGATTGAAAAACGACTCGTTGTTTTGGATCGGATTCTGGTTGTAGGTGTAACCCATCCGCAGGTAGATGCGGTCGTTGATCGAACGCTGGGCGCCCAACGCGAGGGCAAACACGCTGCTCCAGTCCAATCCGTTCAGTTTTCCTGTCGCATCATAGGAAGCGCGGTCGCCAAAGCCGTCTGCGTTCTCGTAATCAATGAATCGGGCATCGGCGGCAAACAACCATTTGTCAAAACCCGTGAATCCGAGACCCAGCGAGACGGTTGTTGGAAGGTCGATTTCAGTCGTCAGTGTGCGAGCGACGCCATTTTCGTCGACACCCATGAATTCGAACGTTTCCATCCACGCTTTGCTCTTGTACGAAGCACCAACGTGCCAGGCATCGTTCAGGATGTAGTACATCCCGGCTTGAAACCCACCACCCCAGTGGTACTTGGTCGCCCGACCCGCTGAATACGTGTTGTTTGAATTGGCGGAATCGAACACAAACGGTTCAAGTCCGACCTGGGCCGTCGTGATGACGGGGCCCGCGGCGACCGATAGACGGTCCGTCAATATCACCGACAAAACCGGTGCGATTTGCAGGAATGTCGCCTCGGAACTGATGCGTCCCAGACCAGATGGTTGTGGCATCAAGACCGGGTTCGTCGAATCCGATGGCAGGCTGGTTTTGAAACCGGCGACCGAATTGACCCCAAGCCCTAGCGTGAAGGGGGAATCTTCCAAATGATGCACCCAACCAAAGTTGGGAACCGGGAAGGTTCCTGGGTCCGCATCCGTGCTGCCGCCGAAGGGGCCTACTGATGACGAAACATTGTGATCGGTAAACAACAGATCCACCCCGACTTCAAGCTCGGAATGTTCCAAGCCGCTGATCGTGGCGGGATTCCAGTAGAGCGCACCGAGTGCGCTGATCGGCGCCGCTGTGGACGCCCCCCCCATCCCACGATGGACCGGTCCTGCTGCGGAAATGATTGCGCCCTGCGAATATGCCTTGCCCGACATACCCAGCGCAAGAAATAGCCCCATACCTAGCAAAAGGTATCTTTTCATCGAACGTGCCCCGTCGAATGGTCGACCTCTGCGATATCAGCCGAAAGGTCTGACATCACAGTGATTGTCGTCTTTTCCGACACGGCGAATTGGCAAAATTGCAAATGCCCATCCAGCTTAACAGGGTCCGCTTAGATAACCTGCGATGGCATCCGGCTGCGTTCCGCCCCATGCGGATCGAAACGCAGCACTTCGTTGGCTCGCCAACCACTTCGAAACCGGGGAACGCTGTCCCCGGGATGGATACCGGTATCGAACACCAGTCAATGGTTGATCATCGCTGGAAGACTTGCGAAACGGCGAACTGATAGGTCGATAATACGGGGTCGTTGGAGCCGACGTAGGTCCCCACCGATGTCGACTGGGTTTCCGAGTAACCGCAACTACCAAGGAATTCACCCGGCTGGTTGTTCCCGAAGATAAACCGCTCGCCCAATTCTTCCATCCCTTGGATGAAGTTCACAATTTCCATCGATGGTACCGTTCCCTCGACAACCGCTTCCGTCACCATGTCACACCACACGCGACTATCGCGATGATGCAGCAGGCTGGAAATCTGATGAAGGATGGCGCGATTTTCTTCGGCGGTGAAGTACATCGAACATCCCTCGTAAATGACCGCGGTCGGCAATTTGGGATCGAAATCCGGATGTCCTAGCAAACGCTCGGATAGATCGTCGACTTTAAAGTCCGCTTCAATCGTATGCCGAACGATCGAAGAACTGCGTGGGACTTCGTTGACCACTCGTTTGCGTTCTTCAAGCATCTCCGGTAGATCGATTTCAAAGAACGTCGGGTTCCCCAGTTCGTTGGATAGACGAAACGGTCGCATGTCCAAACCAACGCCCAAGATGATTACCTGCCGTAGCCCAGGGATGCGACGCAACGTTTCGTCGGCATGGCTGGTTCGGGCCAATACCATCTCGCGAAGTTGCGGCAAAATGCCATGCAATCGTTTGGCCAATAGTTCGCCATGCGGACCGGCGGCTTGCCGTTCGTGGCTTTGATCAACACGAATCTGTGGGCCATCGGATGACGCCCGCAGCCCTGCGATCATCCGCGCCGAAGCCTTCAACTTCTGTTTGAACAACGGCGAAATGCGGGGGTTCGTCTTAGTAGGTTTCAGCTGAATCGAAGGCTGTGCGAAATATCGCATCTCGGCCTCTGCCACCAATTCACCATTCGACGTGAAGGTTACCGGAAGTGTGACCAGCACACGTTTCCCCGCAAAATACCTCTGACGTACGGTGTCTGCCACACCCGGTGGGATCTCGCAGGTACCAACCAGATGTCCGGTACTAGGATTGCGATATTTGACATCCATCGATGCCAACCATAGCGATGCAGAATTGTCATCTGTACATCGGTGTATCCCCGAAAGGGGGACGCCGCGTAGTAGAGATGCTAAAGCCAATCCGCCCGTGTAGTCGGCCGATAACGAAATCAACGCGGCTTGATGGGTGCCATGTTGATTGGTTGCCGCTTGGCAAAGAGGTAGTTCCGACTGGCACCCCCCTTCGGTCACCGAAGTAACTCGCCATCCCACTTCCTTTAATACCGGAATTGCTTCATGCAGCAATCGTGTCATCAACGGGGGGTTCACTCGTTCGCTGTAATCCTGATCCCAATCAATCTCTTGCCCACTACGAATTAACGTAACCATTGTCTTCTCCAAAATGAAATCTGGGTGCCCTCAGAAGTTAAATGCGTCACTGCCCGACGCTTTGAGCCGATTGTAGCTATGGCAACGGATCCGTGGATCAATTTGAAAAATATCATTGAGAAAAACAAAGCATTCGTAGCAAATGATTTGGAATAACCCCTTTTGGTGATCTATTTTTCCTCGGGCATAGCTATTGAGAACGCGTTTTAGCGTCGGCAATTGCTCGAAAACGTTTGTGACTCCTGCCCCGAAGTCATTTTCGTTTTGCAACACTTGTATTTGTTCGACAGAAATCGAGGCGATAGTGAGGTCAACGATTAATCCTGATGGTGTGGGGCAACGGGCGAACCGATATCGCATCATCAAAGAACTATCGAACACGTCCATCGTCTATTGTTTCCTTGCCGAGGACCTAGACGAGGGGGGGCAGGTTATCCTCCGCGAAGTACCTAAAGGGTTTTTCCGAGAGAGGGGGTACTATCGTTTTAAAACGGAAGCACGCCTGACATCTAGTATCCGATGTGAAACCTATGCCAGCCCCATCGATTAT
Protein-coding regions in this window:
- a CDS encoding OmpP1/FadL family transporter, giving the protein MKRYLLLGMGLFLALGMSGKAYSQGAIISAAGPVHRGMGGASTAAPISALGALYWNPATISGLEHSELEVGVDLLFTDHNVSSSVGPFGGSTDADPGTFPVPNFGWVHHLEDSPFTLGLGVNSVAGFKTSLPSDSTNPVLMPQPSGLGRISSEATFLQIAPVLSVILTDRLSVAAGPVITTAQVGLEPFVFDSANSNNTYSAGRATKYHWGGGFQAGMYYILNDAWHVGASYKSKAWMETFEFMGVDENGVARTLTTEIDLPTTVSLGLGFTGFDKWLFAADARFIDYENADGFGDRASYDATGKLNGLDWSSVFALALGAQRSINDRIYLRMGYTYNQNPIQNNESFFNLASPLIYEHMLSAGGSFKLNDKVSLNAGYSHYFENAVTGPIIQPGTGALAGSSVTNTMSADFLSFGILMRQ
- a CDS encoding SAM-dependent methyltransferase gives rise to the protein MVTLIRSGQEIDWDQDYSERVNPPLMTRLLHEAIPVLKEVGWRVTSVTEGGCQSELPLCQAATNQHGTHQAALISLSADYTGGLALASLLRGVPLSGIHRCTDDNSASLWLASMDVKYRNPSTGHLVGTCEIPPGVADTVRQRYFAGKRVLVTLPVTFTSNGELVAEAEMRYFAQPSIQLKPTKTNPRISPLFKQKLKASARMIAGLRASSDGPQIRVDQSHERQAAGPHGELLAKRLHGILPQLREMVLARTSHADETLRRIPGLRQVIILGVGLDMRPFRLSNELGNPTFFEIDLPEMLEERKRVVNEVPRSSSIVRHTIEADFKVDDLSERLLGHPDFDPKLPTAVIYEGCSMYFTAEENRAILHQISSLLHHRDSRVWCDMVTEAVVEGTVPSMEIVNFIQGMEELGERFIFGNNQPGEFLGSCGYSETQSTSVGTYVGSNDPVLSTYQFAVSQVFQR
- the xerC gene encoding tyrosine recombinase XerC, with amino-acid sequence MRREIAQFLTYLAQERNASDLTIKAYREDLFGLVDWLEATHGRVPHPDSLTPQDLRAFQSALQQAEYARATISRKLASLRSFYKFAMREGIANSNPAKPLRNPRRQRKLPHVLTNDEVGRLLLTPPANETSGLRDRAILETMYSAGLRVSELVGLRDGDVDADEQIVRVRGKGRKERIAPLGSYAIKAIHQYEQRRIRAPKTESLGRQAPVFVNRFGNILTTRSVGRMLEKYIGLAQLDSRTSPHTLRHSFATHLLDRGADIRSVQELLGHKSLATTQIYTHVSATNLRRVYEQAHPRAHIG